One window of Atribacter laminatus genomic DNA carries:
- a CDS encoding ABC transporter permease: MFSFATIGRNILVLVLLVIIIFTGIINPRFLSLQNILNILQQISVLGIVSIGVTILLISGGLDLSVGSLISLSAYVGGLTIVRTQSLSLGILALFACAVFFGFLNGVLAATERAHPFIITLGTMTFLQGIAVVISRGSPINGMGGLYELIGIRDIFGLPAPAIIFIGLLILSHFFLRNIPLGRYAFAIGGNQEASRLSGIRISRMKIALYALNGLFVGVAALVLSSILDSALPTMGTGYELRSVAAAVIGGTPLFGGRGNVFGTLGGVFLLGLVSNSINLLGISANFQGVVLGAIMVAAVMFQKSQ; the protein is encoded by the coding sequence ATGTTTTCTTTTGCTACCATTGGAAGAAATATATTAGTATTAGTTCTTTTAGTCATTATAATTTTTACCGGAATAATCAATCCTCGTTTTTTAAGCCTACAAAATATATTAAATATTCTCCAACAAATCTCGGTTTTGGGTATTGTCAGTATTGGAGTGACCATTCTTCTCATTTCTGGTGGGCTGGACCTTTCGGTCGGAAGTCTTATTTCACTTAGTGCTTATGTCGGTGGTCTCACTATTGTTCGAACTCAGTCTTTAAGTCTTGGTATTCTTGCCCTCTTTGCCTGTGCAGTTTTTTTTGGTTTTTTAAATGGTGTTTTGGCGGCAACCGAAAGGGCTCACCCTTTTATAATCACTCTGGGAACAATGACCTTTCTTCAAGGTATTGCAGTAGTGATAAGCCGGGGAAGTCCAATTAATGGGATGGGTGGACTTTATGAATTGATTGGAATTCGAGATATTTTTGGATTACCTGCCCCAGCAATTATATTTATTGGGCTACTAATTCTTAGTCATTTCTTTCTAAGAAATATTCCTTTAGGAAGGTATGCTTTTGCCATTGGTGGCAATCAAGAAGCCTCTCGACTCTCGGGTATCAGAATAAGCCGAATGAAAATTGCTCTTTACGCCTTAAATGGATTATTTGTTGGTGTTGCAGCTTTGGTTTTAAGCTCTATACTCGATTCAGCTTTGCCAACCATGGGAACTGGATACGAATTACGCTCAGTTGCGGCAGCGGTAATTGGAGGAACTCCTCTTTTTGGTGGAAGAGGGAATGTCTTTGGTACCTTGGGAGGAGTTTTTTTATTAGGTTTAGTTTCTAACAGTATTAACCTACTCGGAATAAGCGCCAATTTTCAAGGAGTAGTTTTAGGGGCAATCATGGTTGCTGCAGTAATGTTTCAAAAATCCCAATAA
- a CDS encoding sugar ABC transporter substrate-binding protein, with translation MFRRLFLTLLILVIIIAGSGSVVLAEENEIEIAFIRATGEPYYQFGSQAAEAAAKKLGVKMVVYTSNFDSAQELANVQDAIARGCDGILIYAVSLSSERAAVDTASKAKVPIFIQGGYHSDILPLSAGFMDNSLKEFSKPLGIWMAENLEKGKVAVIEGALGRGDAEAYTEGFKEGLSQNPNLEIVTTITAEWNRQKAYEAATNIITAHPDIVGLFVQNEDMTVGVASALERLGKLEQVTIVSQNGAPYGLDLIREGKLQYTNANPPSIASVMALRILLGVVKGEIEPGHFYWAPTQLISKENLDVTYRWDASEEEIEQWLDLPLPEPVIPPPIL, from the coding sequence ATGTTTCGAAGATTATTTCTTACCCTGTTGATTTTGGTAATTATCATTGCAGGATCAGGAAGTGTTGTCTTGGCAGAAGAAAATGAGATTGAAATAGCCTTTATTCGAGCAACCGGTGAACCTTATTATCAGTTTGGTTCCCAGGCTGCTGAAGCGGCTGCAAAAAAATTAGGAGTCAAAATGGTAGTATATACTTCCAACTTTGATTCCGCGCAAGAATTGGCCAACGTGCAAGATGCCATCGCTCGAGGTTGTGATGGGATTTTAATTTATGCTGTTTCTCTATCATCAGAAAGAGCAGCGGTTGATACAGCCAGTAAGGCAAAAGTGCCAATATTTATTCAGGGTGGTTATCACAGTGACATTCTCCCCCTTTCAGCAGGATTTATGGATAACTCTTTGAAAGAATTTTCAAAACCCTTGGGGATATGGATGGCTGAAAACCTGGAAAAAGGAAAAGTGGCTGTTATCGAAGGAGCTTTGGGACGTGGCGATGCCGAGGCTTACACTGAAGGATTTAAGGAAGGCTTAAGTCAAAATCCCAATTTAGAAATAGTAACAACAATTACAGCAGAATGGAATAGACAAAAAGCCTATGAAGCAGCTACCAATATTATCACCGCTCATCCTGACATCGTAGGATTATTTGTTCAAAATGAGGATATGACAGTTGGTGTGGCAAGCGCTTTGGAACGTCTTGGCAAGCTTGAACAAGTTACAATTGTTTCCCAAAACGGAGCACCTTACGGTTTGGATCTCATAAGAGAAGGTAAACTGCAATACACCAATGCCAATCCGCCATCTATCGCCTCGGTCATGGCTTTACGCATACTCTTAGGTGTTGTAAAAGGAGAGATTGAGCCAGGTCATTTTTACTGGGCACCAACTCAACTAATAAGTAAGGAAAACTTGGATGTAACTTACCGTTGGGATGCTTCCGAGGAAGAAATTGAACAGTGGCTCGATCTACCGTTGCCCGAACCGGTTATTCCTCCACCAATACTATAA
- the gpmA gene encoding 2,3-diphosphoglycerate-dependent phosphoglycerate mutase: MIKLVLVRHGESTWNKENRFTGWTDVDLSDKGIEEAHTGGRALKEQGFTFDIAFTSVLKRAIRTLWIVLDKMDLMWIPVEKSWRLNERHYGALQGLNKAETAVKFGEEQVKIWRRSYDIQPPALEKSDPRFPGKDPRYQDLVDKDLPLTECLKDTVARFLPYWHQTIAPTIQSGKKVLIAAHGNSLRALVKYLDNVSDEEIVGLNIPTGIPLVYELDQSLKPLQHYYIGDEETVKKAMEAVANQGKAKK, encoded by the coding sequence ATGATAAAGTTAGTGCTCGTTCGTCACGGAGAAAGTACCTGGAATAAGGAAAATCGCTTTACCGGATGGACAGATGTTGATTTGTCCGATAAAGGAATAGAAGAAGCTCACACGGGCGGAAGAGCGTTAAAAGAACAGGGCTTTACCTTTGATATAGCCTTTACTTCAGTTCTAAAACGAGCAATTCGCACTCTCTGGATTGTACTTGATAAAATGGATTTAATGTGGATCCCTGTAGAAAAATCCTGGCGCTTGAACGAACGTCATTATGGCGCTTTGCAAGGTTTGAATAAAGCCGAAACCGCAGTAAAATTTGGAGAAGAACAAGTAAAAATTTGGAGGAGAAGCTATGATATTCAACCGCCAGCCTTAGAAAAATCTGATCCCCGATTCCCAGGCAAAGACCCACGTTACCAAGATCTCGTTGATAAAGACCTGCCCTTGACTGAGTGCCTGAAGGATACAGTTGCCCGCTTTCTCCCATACTGGCATCAAACTATTGCTCCTACAATCCAATCGGGTAAAAAAGTACTCATCGCCGCTCATGGAAACAGCTTAAGAGCTTTGGTCAAATATCTGGACAATGTTTCAGATGAGGAAATTGTCGGCCTCAATATTCCCACTGGAATACCTTTGGTATATGAGCTAGACCAATCTCTAAAGCCTCTTCAACATTATTACATTGGGGATGAAGAAACGGTTAAAAAAGCCATGGAAGCCGTCGCTAATCAGGGAAAAGCGAAGAAGTAA
- a CDS encoding nitrilase-related carbon-nitrogen hydrolase — MKNLVIALIQMKSEVGNIDNNLSKIKKYINDAVLNQVDIICFPELSVTGYSPECSPEYAETIPGYSSRILSQWAQDKQITILAGVCEKNHNLNPYIAQVICTANGKIFKYRKTHLAPHEVAFFSSGHEFPVFDIPQVRFGIEICWELHFPQITTFLSLQGAELVFCPYASARTPKDRQQSWHIFLPARAYDNRIFIASCNALGQDFGGGLMVCDPEGQIVVEDYQGKESMIIVNLDSSIIEKIRNPNNNSLFQSYYPKFLKNDLFKKE; from the coding sequence ATGAAAAATTTAGTTATAGCGTTAATCCAAATGAAATCAGAAGTTGGCAACATTGACAATAATCTATCCAAAATCAAAAAATATATCAATGATGCAGTTTTAAATCAGGTTGACATCATTTGTTTTCCTGAGCTCTCAGTAACCGGTTATTCTCCAGAATGTAGCCCTGAATATGCCGAAACGATACCTGGTTACAGCTCAAGGATTTTATCCCAATGGGCTCAAGATAAACAAATCACTATCCTGGCTGGTGTTTGTGAAAAAAACCATAACCTGAATCCCTATATCGCTCAAGTTATTTGCACGGCCAATGGAAAAATTTTTAAATATCGTAAAACCCACTTAGCTCCACATGAAGTTGCATTTTTTTCTTCTGGTCATGAATTTCCGGTTTTTGATATTCCTCAAGTTCGTTTCGGTATTGAAATTTGCTGGGAACTTCACTTTCCCCAAATAACAACCTTTCTTTCTCTTCAGGGAGCCGAACTGGTCTTTTGTCCTTATGCATCGGCACGAACTCCAAAAGATCGACAACAATCCTGGCATATTTTCCTTCCAGCCAGAGCATATGATAATCGTATTTTCATCGCCAGTTGTAACGCACTTGGACAGGATTTTGGCGGAGGCTTAATGGTATGTGATCCTGAAGGACAAATCGTTGTTGAAGATTATCAAGGAAAGGAAAGCATGATTATAGTCAATCTCGATTCCTCGATTATTGAAAAGATACGAAATCCCAATAATAATTCACTTTTCCAAAGTTATTACCCAAAATTTCTAAAAAATGATCTTTTTAAAAAAGAGTGA
- a CDS encoding PAC2 family protein, whose translation MENLKFLEKPVLFSPRLIIGLSGWMDGGYVSTGTIVYLNNKLNTVKFAEINPHPFYIYNLPGSMEEIAQFRPYTKITDGLVNEVQFPTNEFFADTNNNLILFSGKEPNIHWDQYCQILFFMCEEYHIQEIYFIGSVNGLTPHTRDPRVYSSVSDEKLKKILEEENIRFTTYEGSASLITYLTFLAKEKDISIINLITDVPMYIHATNPRGIISIVKKITALLQLNLDFSDLIPLVEQFDSNMAVAMREQPELAKQVKKLEENYDNEIVTDNQNFEEWLKKHGLDNL comes from the coding sequence ATGGAAAATCTTAAATTTTTAGAAAAGCCAGTTTTATTTTCTCCCAGATTGATCATTGGATTATCGGGGTGGATGGATGGAGGATATGTGTCAACCGGAACTATTGTTTATTTAAATAATAAGCTGAATACTGTTAAGTTTGCAGAAATAAATCCTCACCCTTTTTATATATATAATTTACCGGGATCTATGGAGGAAATCGCTCAATTTCGTCCTTATACAAAAATTACCGACGGATTAGTAAATGAAGTCCAGTTTCCAACCAATGAATTTTTTGCTGACACCAATAATAATCTCATTCTATTCTCTGGTAAAGAACCAAATATTCATTGGGATCAATACTGTCAAATTTTATTTTTTATGTGTGAAGAGTACCATATTCAAGAAATATATTTTATTGGAAGTGTCAACGGTTTAACTCCTCACACTCGAGATCCGCGAGTCTATAGTTCGGTCAGTGATGAAAAGTTAAAAAAAATTCTTGAGGAAGAAAATATTCGTTTTACCACTTATGAAGGTTCCGCCAGTTTAATTACCTATCTCACCTTTTTGGCGAAAGAGAAAGATATAAGCATAATTAACCTTATTACTGATGTACCAATGTATATCCATGCAACCAATCCAAGAGGGATTATCTCCATCGTAAAAAAAATCACAGCTTTACTTCAATTAAATCTCGATTTTTCAGATTTAATTCCACTGGTTGAGCAGTTTGATAGTAATATGGCTGTTGCCATGCGTGAGCAACCGGAGTTGGCCAAACAAGTGAAAAAACTTGAGGAAAATTATGATAATGAGATAGTTACTGATAATCAGAATTTCGAGGAATGGTTGAAAAAGCACGGCCTTGATAACCTTTAG